One genomic segment of Hydrocarboniclastica marina includes these proteins:
- a CDS encoding tripartite tricarboxylate transporter TctB family protein — MTCLGDRILGIGLLVLAVAYGWAAQQWPEPFGGAEAVGPETFPTILAVVLAVSSLYLIVKPDPDTDWPWGRTAGELLLAVGILVLYALLMESLGFAIATTGAVGALCWRMGARPQMALLVGLISAVVVFVTFNYGLSLALPAGLLEIE; from the coding sequence ATGACCTGCCTCGGCGACAGAATACTCGGTATCGGTCTGTTGGTGCTGGCGGTCGCGTACGGCTGGGCTGCGCAGCAGTGGCCTGAGCCCTTTGGCGGGGCAGAGGCAGTCGGACCGGAGACGTTCCCTACCATCCTGGCGGTGGTACTGGCGGTTTCCAGTCTCTACCTGATCGTCAAACCGGACCCGGACACGGACTGGCCTTGGGGACGCACCGCGGGGGAGCTACTACTGGCGGTCGGCATCCTGGTGCTGTACGCACTGCTGATGGAGAGCCTGGGCTTCGCTATCGCAACAACGGGCGCGGTTGGGGCTCTCTGCTGGCGCATGGGCGCCCGGCCGCAGATGGCTCTGCTGGTCGGCCTGATCAGCGCGGTCGTGGTGTTTGTGACATTCAACTACGGTTTGTCGTTGGCTTTGCCTGCCGGTCTGCTGGAGATTGAGTAA
- a CDS encoding tripartite tricarboxylate transporter permease gives METLQFLMDGFAVALAPQNLMFALFGAFIGTLIGALPGLGPANGVAILIPLAFTLGLPPETAMILLTSVYAGAMYGGRISSILLNIPGDEPAMMTCLDGYPMAQQGRAAEALAVSALASFAGGLIGTIGLILLAPVLARFALTFGPAEYFALFVLAFATLGGITGKNPMKTVVAAALGIMIATVGIDISTGTQRYTFGVLELFEGIDFILAIVGLFAISELLFFIEQRAGAGREMIKVGKLKLRPKELLAAVPTMFRGGILGFIAGVLPGAGASLGSFISYTLEKRILGKKGRFGEGDIRGVAAPEAGNNGASSGALVPMLTLGVPGSGTTAVLLAMLISLNITPGPLMFTQNADIVWGVIAALLIGNVLLLVLNIPLIGFFVKLLSVPPMYLLPIVTMVAFVGIYSISHSAFDLYFMVAFGVAGYFLRKLEIPLVPIILGMLLGPEMEKNLGHALVLSDGEWSTLWSSPLALGLWVVAGVGLLLPYIIGPILRHRMQRSMKSDPVSD, from the coding sequence ATGGAAACCCTCCAGTTCCTCATGGATGGTTTTGCCGTGGCCCTGGCTCCGCAGAACCTGATGTTTGCCCTGTTCGGTGCTTTTATCGGCACCTTGATCGGCGCGCTGCCGGGCCTTGGTCCCGCCAATGGCGTTGCGATCCTGATTCCCCTGGCGTTTACCCTGGGGTTGCCGCCCGAAACCGCCATGATCCTGCTGACGTCGGTCTACGCCGGTGCCATGTATGGCGGCCGGATCTCCTCAATTCTGCTGAACATACCCGGTGATGAACCGGCGATGATGACCTGCCTGGACGGCTATCCCATGGCCCAGCAGGGCCGGGCCGCCGAGGCCCTGGCGGTTTCCGCGCTGGCCTCGTTTGCCGGCGGTCTGATCGGCACCATCGGCCTGATCCTGCTGGCGCCGGTGCTGGCTCGGTTTGCGCTGACTTTCGGGCCGGCGGAATACTTCGCACTGTTCGTGCTGGCGTTTGCCACGCTCGGTGGGATCACGGGCAAGAACCCCATGAAAACCGTCGTCGCCGCTGCCCTTGGCATCATGATCGCAACCGTGGGAATCGACATCTCTACGGGGACCCAGCGCTATACCTTCGGCGTGCTGGAACTCTTTGAAGGCATCGATTTCATCCTGGCCATCGTCGGGCTGTTCGCCATATCCGAGCTGCTGTTCTTCATCGAGCAGCGGGCCGGTGCCGGCCGCGAGATGATCAAGGTCGGCAAGTTGAAACTCCGGCCTAAAGAACTGTTGGCGGCCGTGCCGACCATGTTCCGTGGCGGGATTCTGGGCTTTATTGCCGGTGTGCTGCCCGGGGCCGGGGCATCCCTGGGAAGCTTCATCAGCTACACCCTGGAAAAGCGCATCCTGGGCAAGAAGGGGCGCTTCGGTGAAGGCGATATTCGTGGTGTGGCTGCGCCGGAAGCCGGCAATAACGGTGCCTCTTCGGGGGCGCTGGTGCCTATGCTGACCCTGGGCGTCCCCGGTAGCGGAACCACTGCGGTACTGCTGGCCATGCTGATCTCGCTGAATATCACGCCGGGCCCGCTGATGTTCACCCAGAACGCTGACATCGTCTGGGGTGTTATTGCCGCGCTGCTGATCGGAAACGTACTGCTGCTGGTGCTGAATATTCCGCTGATCGGTTTCTTTGTAAAGCTGTTGTCGGTACCGCCGATGTACCTGCTGCCCATCGTCACCATGGTCGCGTTCGTTGGTATCTACTCCATCAGCCACAGTGCCTTCGATCTCTATTTCATGGTTGCCTTTGGCGTGGCCGGTTACTTCCTGCGCAAGCTGGAGATTCCGCTGGTGCCCATCATCCTGGGCATGTTGCTGGGGCCAGAGATGGAGAAAAACCTGGGCCATGCCCTTGTTTTGTCGGACGGCGAATGGTCAACGCTCTGGTCATCGCCATTGGCCCTGGGCCTATGGGTCGTAGCCGGCGTTGGGCTGTTGCTGCCCTATATCATCGGGCCCATCCTGCGCCATCGGATGCAACGGTCGATGAAATCGGATCCGGTCAGCGACTGA
- a CDS encoding OsmC domain/YcaO domain-containing protein: MEINVNFLDNLRLEAKFDDFSVITDQPIRYKGDGSAPSPFDYFLASSALCAAYFVRVYCLARDIPTHNIRLSQNNIVDPENRYNQIFKIQVELPEDLSEKDRKGILRSIDRCTVKKVVQTGPTFDIEAVDSLDEDAQALLMTTPEGSRTFIEGKDLPLEQTIANMTGILAELGMKIEIASWRNIVPHVWSLHIRDAASPMCFTNGKGSTKESALCSALGEFIERLSCNFFYNDQYFGEDVAHRAFVHYPDEKWFQPGPDDELPEGILDAHCLAIYNPEDELGGSNLIDANSGRVDRGVCALPFVRQSDGEVVYFPSNLIENLFLSNGMSAGNTLPEAQVQCLSEIFERAVKKQIIEAEVVLPDVPLSVLEKYPNILEGVQALEKQGFPILVKDASLGGKYPVACVTLMNLKTGGVFASFGAHPSFEVALERSLTELMQGRSFEGLNDVPPPTFNSLAVTEPNNYVEHFIDSSGVVSWRFFSSKADYAFCEWDFSGTNQEEADSLFGILRDMGKEAYMAIHEDLGAPVCRILVPGYSEVYPVEDLVWDNTNMALDYREDILNLHRLDDDQLADLVERLEESQLDNYMKVINLIGVEFDENTVWGQLTILELKLMIYLALQQHEEALDTVGAFMQFNDNTVERNLFYQAVNAVLEIVLDDELELDDFLFNLRRMFGEETLQTVLGYVDGSVRFPGLTPTNMQLEGLDKHLRLIESYKKLHAARAGRMS; encoded by the coding sequence ATGGAAATCAACGTCAACTTTCTCGATAACCTCAGACTTGAAGCGAAGTTTGACGACTTCTCCGTAATTACGGACCAGCCGATCCGCTACAAGGGCGATGGGTCCGCCCCCAGCCCCTTCGATTATTTCCTGGCGTCTTCGGCGCTGTGCGCGGCCTATTTTGTGCGGGTTTACTGCCTGGCGCGGGATATTCCCACTCACAACATCCGTCTGTCCCAGAACAACATCGTTGATCCGGAGAACCGCTACAACCAGATTTTCAAGATCCAGGTTGAGTTGCCGGAAGACCTGTCCGAGAAAGACCGTAAAGGGATTCTGCGCTCCATTGACCGCTGCACCGTCAAGAAGGTCGTCCAGACTGGCCCGACTTTCGATATCGAAGCCGTGGACAGCCTGGACGAAGACGCCCAGGCCCTGCTGATGACGACGCCCGAAGGCAGTCGTACCTTCATCGAAGGCAAGGACCTGCCCCTTGAGCAGACCATCGCCAACATGACTGGCATCCTCGCCGAACTGGGCATGAAAATCGAGATCGCCTCCTGGCGCAATATTGTGCCCCACGTCTGGTCGCTGCATATCCGCGATGCCGCGTCGCCCATGTGCTTCACAAACGGCAAAGGCTCAACCAAGGAAAGCGCCCTCTGTTCGGCCCTGGGTGAATTTATCGAGCGGTTGAGCTGTAACTTCTTCTACAACGATCAGTATTTCGGCGAAGACGTCGCCCACCGCGCGTTCGTCCACTATCCCGACGAAAAGTGGTTCCAGCCCGGGCCGGACGATGAACTGCCCGAGGGCATTCTGGATGCCCACTGCCTGGCCATCTACAACCCGGAAGACGAGCTGGGCGGCTCCAACCTGATCGACGCCAACTCCGGCAGGGTAGACCGGGGCGTCTGCGCCTTGCCCTTCGTGCGCCAGTCCGACGGCGAGGTGGTGTACTTTCCCTCGAACCTGATCGAGAACCTGTTCCTCAGCAACGGCATGAGCGCCGGCAATACCCTGCCCGAAGCCCAGGTACAGTGCCTGTCGGAAATCTTCGAACGCGCTGTGAAGAAACAGATTATTGAAGCAGAAGTGGTGTTGCCGGATGTGCCCCTGTCGGTCCTGGAGAAGTACCCGAATATTCTGGAAGGCGTGCAGGCGCTCGAGAAGCAGGGCTTTCCCATACTGGTGAAGGATGCGTCGCTGGGCGGGAAGTACCCGGTTGCGTGCGTGACGCTGATGAACCTGAAAACCGGCGGCGTATTCGCCTCCTTCGGCGCCCACCCCAGCTTCGAGGTAGCCCTGGAACGCAGTCTGACCGAGCTGATGCAGGGCCGCAGTTTTGAAGGCCTGAACGACGTGCCCCCGCCGACGTTCAACAGTCTGGCCGTGACCGAGCCCAACAACTATGTGGAGCACTTCATCGACTCGTCGGGCGTGGTCTCCTGGCGCTTCTTCAGCTCAAAGGCGGACTACGCGTTCTGCGAGTGGGACTTCTCGGGGACGAACCAGGAAGAAGCCGACAGCCTGTTCGGCATCCTCAGGGACATGGGTAAAGAGGCCTACATGGCCATTCATGAGGACCTGGGTGCGCCCGTCTGCCGCATACTGGTGCCCGGCTATTCCGAAGTCTACCCGGTGGAGGACCTGGTCTGGGATAACACCAACATGGCCCTGGACTACCGGGAGGACATCCTTAACCTGCACCGGCTCGATGACGACCAGCTGGCCGACCTGGTGGAGCGTCTGGAAGAAAGCCAGCTCGACAACTACATGAAGGTCATCAACCTGATCGGTGTCGAATTTGACGAAAACACCGTCTGGGGCCAGCTCACCATCCTGGAACTGAAACTGATGATCTATCTGGCGCTGCAGCAGCATGAGGAGGCGCTGGATACGGTCGGTGCGTTCATGCAGTTCAACGACAACACCGTCGAGCGCAACCTGTTCTACCAGGCGGTGAACGCGGTGCTGGAAATTGTGCTGGACGACGAGCTGGAGCTGGACGACTTCCTGTTCAACCTCCGGCGCATGTTTGGCGAGGAAACCCTGCAGACTGTGCTGGGCTATGTCGATGGCAGCGTAAGGTTCCCGGGCCTCACCCCAACCAACATGCAGCTGGAAGGCCTCGATAAACACCTGCGTCTGATCGAAAGCTACAAGAAACTGCACGCGGCACGGGCAGGCAGAATGAGTTAG
- a CDS encoding PEP-CTERM sorting domain-containing protein encodes MKAQTLAAVVLGLVSAQANAIIMTEVPESAYITRGGYDIAWVSPVSQSAGSLDYSFQSQFGWSGMTLDIYNEIGGLSGLDFAFVGANVDYATGNNFDEASGAYVANVLGAEPQLDVAVATPWFSNSYAHIDWNQGLNGEWSLVDLDFPGGCMDYCNESLAYRVSETVAVDVPEPGSLALLGLGLVGLAFSRRKAG; translated from the coding sequence ATGAAAGCGCAAACTCTTGCTGCAGTAGTTCTCGGGTTGGTCAGCGCACAGGCTAACGCAATCATAATGACTGAAGTGCCTGAAAGCGCTTATATCACCCGCGGCGGTTATGATATCGCCTGGGTTTCGCCGGTGAGCCAGTCGGCAGGTTCGCTGGATTACTCCTTTCAGTCCCAGTTCGGCTGGTCGGGTATGACACTGGACATCTATAACGAAATCGGCGGATTGAGTGGCCTTGATTTCGCGTTCGTTGGTGCCAACGTCGACTACGCCACGGGCAATAACTTCGACGAGGCATCAGGCGCCTACGTGGCAAATGTTCTAGGCGCGGAGCCACAGCTTGATGTTGCGGTGGCCACACCCTGGTTTAGCAATAGCTACGCGCACATTGATTGGAACCAGGGGCTCAACGGCGAGTGGAGCCTTGTAGATCTTGATTTCCCTGGCGGCTGCATGGATTACTGCAACGAGTCGCTGGCTTACCGGGTGAGCGAAACAGTAGCAGTAGATGTGCCAGAGCCAGGGTCGCTGGCTCTGCTTGGCCTTGGGCTGGTTGGGTTGGCGTTTTCGCGTCGCAAAGCTGGCTGA
- a CDS encoding flavin monoamine oxidase family protein, which produces MSRSDSELDVIIVGAGMAGLQSALKLKQAGKRVLVLEARDRVGGRAMPGEICGQTIDLGGQWVGPQQTLLHAQAREQGVRTYPQHTRGASVLSFNGKVSRYTSDIPRLSLLSLLELGLLERRWQKEMASLPTTGEPWAAAKAEEWDAHTLESWILGHVRTAEAREFARVVTRAVLCTEPRQVSYLYFLEYLRQGRGLKALTGAEGGAQQDKFVGGAWQISKRMADRLEDSVKLNAPVLAVEQDDQTVTVVTETARYSARRLIMAVPPILASKIVFNQPLPSKRNALHERMPMGSVIKIHVAYKHAFWRQRGFNGSVVSNDRHFNVVFDQTPDDERLGILVGFIDGDQAIAMSAMTEESRYQQVIADLVHYFGQEAANPIGYVEQDWTREQWSRGCYVAHMPPGVMTSFGDIIRQPCGRIHWAGTETATEWMGYFDGALQSGIRAASEVVAAAL; this is translated from the coding sequence TTGAGCCGTTCTGATTCTGAGCTGGATGTCATCATCGTGGGTGCCGGAATGGCCGGTCTCCAGTCAGCCCTGAAGCTGAAACAGGCCGGCAAGCGGGTGCTGGTGCTTGAAGCCCGGGATCGGGTCGGCGGCCGCGCCATGCCCGGCGAAATCTGTGGCCAGACCATCGACCTGGGCGGCCAGTGGGTGGGTCCGCAGCAGACGCTGCTGCATGCCCAGGCGCGGGAACAGGGCGTACGAACCTATCCTCAGCACACCCGGGGCGCCAGCGTGCTGTCGTTCAACGGCAAGGTCAGCCGCTACACATCAGATATTCCCAGGTTGTCGCTGCTCTCGCTGCTGGAGCTGGGCCTGCTCGAACGCCGTTGGCAGAAGGAAATGGCAAGCCTGCCCACGACCGGTGAGCCCTGGGCTGCGGCGAAAGCGGAGGAATGGGATGCCCACACCCTCGAAAGCTGGATCCTGGGCCACGTTCGGACCGCGGAGGCACGGGAGTTCGCCCGGGTCGTCACACGCGCGGTTCTCTGTACCGAACCTCGTCAGGTTTCCTACCTCTACTTTCTGGAATATCTCCGCCAGGGCCGGGGCCTTAAGGCGCTAACGGGGGCCGAGGGTGGTGCCCAGCAGGACAAGTTCGTCGGCGGCGCATGGCAGATTTCCAAACGCATGGCTGACCGACTCGAGGATAGCGTGAAGCTGAACGCGCCTGTGCTGGCAGTGGAGCAGGATGACCAGACCGTCACAGTGGTCACGGAGACAGCACGCTACAGCGCCCGTCGCCTGATCATGGCCGTACCGCCAATACTGGCATCCAAAATAGTCTTCAACCAGCCGCTACCCTCGAAGCGCAATGCGTTGCACGAGCGCATGCCCATGGGCTCTGTGATAAAGATTCACGTCGCCTACAAACACGCCTTCTGGCGCCAGCGGGGCTTCAACGGGTCCGTGGTCAGCAACGACCGCCATTTCAATGTCGTATTCGACCAGACGCCCGATGACGAGCGCCTGGGCATACTGGTCGGTTTTATCGACGGCGACCAGGCTATCGCCATGAGCGCCATGACCGAAGAATCCCGGTACCAGCAGGTCATTGCTGATCTGGTGCATTACTTCGGCCAGGAAGCAGCAAATCCGATCGGCTATGTGGAACAGGACTGGACCAGAGAACAATGGAGCCGAGGCTGCTACGTAGCCCACATGCCGCCGGGTGTTATGACGTCGTTCGGCGACATCATCCGGCAGCCCTGCGGTCGCATACATTGGGCGGGTACGGAAACAGCAACTGAATGGATGGGGTATTTTGACGGGGCGTTGCAGTCGGGGATCAGGGCAGCAAGCGAAGTTGTGGCGGCGGCGCTATAG
- a CDS encoding DUF2855 family protein yields the protein MTELKRLYTDRTDLGVTNPVTQPIPALETGQVLMKIARLALTANNITYAAFGDTPHLRYWDFFPTGDKGWGQMPAWGFAEVVTSTVEGVEVGERYYGFWPLATHLVMTPVRVSERGFYDGTPHRLGLVSAYNQYQRVTTDAAYRPENEDYQMLVRPLFITSFMLADFLEDNAFFGARRIIFSSASSKTAYGTAFCLDNQKGLDIVGLTSSGNRAFVDSLGCYSRALDYADLETLDAAVPTLYVDFSGIAEVRARIHHHFMNTLMHDCFAGSANSQEHISSQDQNLPGPEPKTYFAPNQIKKRNTDWGPAEVTRRFNEAQLAFIQRISDPRKPWMTVEAHRGLESAQPLIRDLVSGRVDPQVGHVIVME from the coding sequence ATGACTGAACTGAAACGATTGTATACCGACCGGACCGACCTGGGCGTCACTAACCCTGTGACCCAACCCATACCGGCGCTTGAAACGGGCCAGGTGCTCATGAAAATAGCGCGGCTCGCGCTGACGGCTAACAATATCACCTACGCAGCCTTTGGCGACACGCCGCATCTTCGCTACTGGGACTTCTTTCCGACCGGTGACAAAGGCTGGGGCCAGATGCCGGCTTGGGGGTTTGCCGAGGTGGTTACTTCAACCGTCGAAGGTGTCGAGGTAGGCGAGCGCTATTACGGCTTCTGGCCCCTGGCCACGCATCTGGTCATGACGCCGGTGCGGGTCTCCGAGCGCGGGTTCTATGACGGCACACCCCATCGTCTGGGGTTGGTCTCAGCCTATAACCAGTATCAGCGTGTCACGACCGACGCGGCCTACCGCCCTGAAAACGAAGACTACCAGATGCTGGTCCGCCCCCTGTTCATAACCTCGTTCATGCTGGCGGACTTTCTCGAGGACAACGCCTTTTTCGGCGCGCGCCGTATTATTTTCTCCAGTGCTTCCAGCAAAACCGCCTACGGCACGGCGTTCTGCCTCGATAACCAGAAAGGGTTGGATATCGTCGGGCTGACATCCAGCGGCAACCGGGCCTTCGTCGATAGCCTGGGCTGCTATAGCCGGGCACTGGATTACGCCGACCTTGAAACACTTGATGCCGCCGTCCCGACGCTCTATGTCGACTTTTCCGGCATCGCCGAGGTGCGCGCGCGGATTCATCACCATTTTATGAATACCCTGATGCACGACTGCTTCGCGGGCTCCGCGAACAGTCAGGAACACATCAGCAGCCAAGACCAGAACCTGCCGGGGCCGGAGCCAAAGACCTACTTCGCGCCCAACCAGATCAAGAAGCGCAACACGGACTGGGGTCCGGCGGAGGTTACCCGGCGTTTCAATGAGGCCCAACTTGCCTTCATCCAGCGCATCAGCGATCCCCGGAAACCCTGGATGACGGTTGAGGCACACCGTGGGCTCGAGTCCGCGCAACCGCTGATTCGGGACCTCGTGAGCGGCCGGGTCGATCCTCAGGTTGGCCATGTGATCGTTATGGAGTAA
- a CDS encoding TetR/AcrR family transcriptional regulator: MRKPTSSLDPRARPLKRPRQARARFTVQAIFDAYVRIWQRDGWEGMTTRKVALETGIAVGTLYDYFPSKEALHSGYVRHCIEQMIARVDEQVVAPGDMPWRTRIRRLIQLLCGQDSPAWFHPEMLDLEPRVADSGLQQRAYDELLGMWHRVFEACKDLAPVAGQTVEALHLAVWGGRRYALLVRLDDARIKGWAVAMEQLCLTQIEHDPDRA; encoded by the coding sequence ATGCGCAAGCCAACGTCCTCCCTTGACCCCCGCGCCAGGCCGCTCAAGCGGCCGAGGCAGGCACGGGCAAGGTTCACGGTCCAGGCCATTTTCGACGCCTATGTTCGGATTTGGCAGCGCGATGGCTGGGAGGGCATGACAACCCGCAAGGTTGCCCTGGAAACCGGCATTGCTGTCGGCACGCTGTATGATTATTTTCCCAGTAAAGAAGCACTGCACTCGGGCTATGTACGCCACTGCATCGAGCAAATGATTGCCCGCGTGGACGAGCAGGTAGTTGCGCCGGGAGATATGCCCTGGCGGACACGTATCCGGCGCCTGATACAACTGCTCTGTGGTCAGGACTCACCGGCGTGGTTCCACCCGGAAATGTTGGACCTGGAGCCCCGTGTCGCAGACTCCGGGCTCCAGCAGCGTGCGTATGACGAACTGCTGGGCATGTGGCACCGCGTGTTCGAGGCCTGTAAAGACTTGGCGCCGGTTGCCGGGCAGACTGTGGAAGCCCTGCATCTGGCGGTCTGGGGCGGTCGTCGCTACGCACTGCTCGTCAGGCTGGATGACGCCCGAATTAAAGGCTGGGCCGTGGCCATGGAACAACTCTGCCTGACCCAGATCGAGCATGACCCAGATCGAGCATGA
- a CDS encoding glutathione S-transferase family protein → MSASPRPFRLYGVPHSLYTGIARSYLRTQGIPYVEITSSDPDFAKRIMPVIQRAIIPVLETPDGEIIQDSLDIIDHFEKQGVSYSAYPQGALQRVLAIIVQYYGCQTLLPHAMHYRWSYRDQQETFLRDAFASGSGADMAEKIMGRMNSYLPQLGVTEQSIPAIEESFEALLDLLNVHFAEHPYLFGGRPSIGDFGLIGPMFAHLGRDPVPAGLMKTRAPKVFRWVERMTAPGLDTPEFPGYAPDFLPDDQIPETLEPLFGHIASEIFPMLTDKLALLDALVAEHDPQDGQPVAPKPHQRYVGMVETHFRGTPVQVGVQPYMLYILRRADQVLAGCNEEERARVNAALSDRGLANALPGERGYSVDRRNQIEVWSRPG, encoded by the coding sequence GTGTCAGCCAGTCCGCGACCCTTCCGACTCTACGGCGTCCCGCATTCCCTGTACACCGGCATCGCCCGCAGTTATCTGCGCACCCAGGGAATCCCCTACGTCGAGATCACGTCTTCCGATCCTGACTTTGCGAAGCGCATCATGCCCGTCATCCAGCGGGCGATAATCCCGGTTTTGGAAACCCCGGACGGTGAGATCATCCAGGACAGCCTCGATATCATCGATCATTTTGAGAAACAGGGCGTGTCTTACTCTGCCTATCCGCAGGGCGCCCTGCAGCGCGTTCTTGCGATCATCGTGCAGTACTACGGTTGCCAGACCCTGTTGCCCCACGCCATGCATTATCGCTGGAGCTACCGGGACCAGCAGGAAACCTTTCTGCGGGATGCATTCGCTTCCGGTTCGGGGGCTGATATGGCTGAGAAGATCATGGGACGGATGAATTCTTATCTGCCCCAACTGGGTGTGACAGAGCAGTCTATTCCTGCGATTGAGGAATCGTTCGAAGCCCTGCTGGATCTGCTCAACGTTCACTTTGCCGAGCACCCTTACCTGTTTGGCGGGCGCCCATCCATTGGCGACTTCGGGCTGATAGGCCCCATGTTCGCCCACCTGGGGCGCGACCCGGTACCTGCGGGTCTCATGAAGACGCGAGCGCCAAAGGTCTTCCGCTGGGTTGAGCGCATGACCGCGCCTGGCCTGGATACCCCTGAGTTTCCCGGCTATGCCCCGGATTTTCTGCCAGATGATCAGATTCCAGAAACCCTGGAGCCACTGTTCGGGCACATCGCGAGCGAGATCTTTCCCATGCTCACTGACAAGCTGGCCCTGCTGGACGCGCTCGTAGCAGAGCATGATCCGCAGGATGGGCAGCCGGTTGCACCGAAGCCTCACCAGCGCTACGTCGGCATGGTCGAAACACACTTTCGCGGTACACCGGTTCAGGTCGGGGTTCAGCCGTACATGCTCTATATCCTGCGACGCGCAGATCAGGTACTAGCTGGCTGTAACGAAGAAGAGCGGGCCAGGGTTAACGCTGCCCTATCTGATCGGGGACTGGCCAATGCGTTGCCGGGGGAGCGGGGCTATAGCGTCGATCGCCGTAACCAGATTGAGGTCTGGTCCCGTCCGGGCTGA